The proteins below are encoded in one region of Bdellovibrio bacteriovorus:
- a CDS encoding glycine--tRNA ligase: MKIKHCEDLNTLVSLSKRRGFVFQSSEIYGGLASCWDYGPLGSLMKLNVKRAWWNAMTRRSDIVGLDAAILMHPTVWKASGHVDGFSDPLVDCKECKTRFRADNTESYLKDKKCPNCGSKNLSEERNFNLMFKTHMGPLEDSASVIYLRPETAQGHFVNFQNCQQSSRYKIPFGIAAIGKSFRNEITPGNFIFRTREFEQMEMQYFVKPGTDEKYFADWKETRWNFYIKYGIRPENLKFKDHDKLAHYARAAVDVEYKFPMGFSELEGIHNRSDFDLTQHSKFSGKNLEYFDEANKEKYIPYVIETAVGCDRLFLAFLCDAYREEITTDEAGKEDTRVVLGLHPDIAPFKVAVLPLSKKEELTSIAEKLRDQLAEDFDVTYDETASIGKRYRRQDEVGTPYCVTVDFDTINDQAVTVRHRDKMTQERVPMSQLNAYVAAKLKTFNQ, from the coding sequence ATGAAAATTAAGCACTGTGAAGACCTCAATACTCTTGTAAGTCTTAGCAAACGTCGTGGTTTTGTCTTTCAATCGAGTGAAATCTACGGAGGTCTAGCTAGCTGCTGGGACTACGGTCCTTTGGGCTCTTTGATGAAGTTGAACGTGAAGCGCGCATGGTGGAATGCTATGACCCGCAGATCGGATATCGTGGGTTTGGATGCGGCTATCTTGATGCACCCCACAGTTTGGAAGGCTTCCGGTCACGTCGATGGTTTTAGTGATCCTTTGGTTGACTGTAAAGAATGTAAGACACGTTTCCGTGCCGATAACACAGAATCTTATCTTAAAGATAAAAAGTGTCCGAACTGTGGCAGCAAGAATCTTTCTGAAGAAAGAAACTTCAACTTGATGTTCAAAACTCACATGGGTCCTTTGGAGGATTCTGCGAGCGTAATCTACTTGCGTCCAGAAACGGCTCAAGGTCACTTCGTGAACTTCCAAAACTGCCAACAATCATCTCGTTATAAAATTCCATTTGGTATCGCGGCGATCGGTAAGTCTTTCCGTAACGAAATCACTCCAGGAAACTTCATTTTCCGTACGCGTGAATTTGAACAAATGGAGATGCAATATTTCGTAAAACCAGGCACCGACGAAAAATACTTCGCGGACTGGAAAGAAACGCGTTGGAACTTCTATATTAAGTACGGCATCCGTCCTGAGAACTTAAAATTCAAAGACCATGATAAGCTTGCGCACTATGCTCGTGCCGCCGTGGACGTGGAATACAAATTCCCAATGGGCTTTTCAGAGCTTGAAGGTATCCACAACCGTTCGGACTTTGATTTGACCCAACATTCGAAATTCTCTGGCAAAAACTTGGAATACTTCGACGAAGCCAACAAAGAGAAATACATCCCTTACGTTATTGAAACAGCCGTAGGTTGTGACCGCCTGTTCTTGGCTTTCTTATGTGATGCTTATCGTGAAGAAATCACGACGGATGAAGCCGGTAAAGAGGACACACGTGTGGTTCTGGGGCTTCACCCGGATATCGCGCCATTTAAAGTGGCCGTTCTTCCTTTATCTAAAAAAGAAGAGCTGACTTCGATTGCTGAAAAGTTGCGCGATCAATTGGCGGAAGACTTTGATGTGACTTACGACGAAACGGCTTCCATTGGTAAGCGCTACCGTCGTCAAGACGAAGTGGGGACACCTTATTGTGTGACCGTGGACTTTGATACTATCAACGACCAAGCTGTAACAGTGCGCCATCGCGATAAAATGACTCAAGAGCGTGTGCCTATGAGTCAATTAAATGCGTACGTGGCCGCAAAGTTGAAAACATTTAATCAGTAG
- a CDS encoding MotA/TolQ/ExbB proton channel family protein, with protein sequence MEFLTKVAQAFQHGGFWMWPIMFIQITSIAIIIERTYALFVRRKLNQTAYALGFEESIRRGEMDAVITKAQSGATENPVARAIAAGAMAARNMGGKEEIQGKMDEVLLEENGHLDYRTGFLTMLGNVATLTGLLGTISGMISSFAAVAFANPAEKASLLSAGISEAMNATAYGLIAAIPALVAYAILQNRANRLAEDLNQGGLKVYNWLSYSYDPITSYQIKTNKSERHTEVNA encoded by the coding sequence ATGGAATTCCTAACGAAAGTTGCTCAAGCATTTCAACACGGTGGATTTTGGATGTGGCCTATCATGTTCATTCAAATTACATCAATCGCGATCATCATCGAAAGAACTTACGCGCTTTTCGTGCGTCGCAAGTTGAATCAAACTGCTTACGCATTGGGCTTTGAAGAGTCTATTCGTCGTGGCGAAATGGATGCGGTTATCACAAAAGCACAATCAGGTGCGACTGAAAACCCAGTAGCGCGCGCGATTGCAGCCGGTGCAATGGCGGCTCGTAATATGGGTGGTAAAGAAGAGATCCAAGGTAAAATGGATGAAGTTCTTCTAGAAGAGAACGGTCACCTTGATTACCGTACAGGTTTCCTAACTATGCTTGGTAACGTGGCGACGTTGACAGGTCTTCTTGGAACTATCAGCGGTATGATCAGCTCGTTCGCAGCGGTGGCTTTCGCGAATCCAGCAGAAAAAGCTTCTTTGCTTTCTGCAGGTATCTCTGAAGCGATGAATGCGACAGCTTACGGTTTGATCGCAGCGATCCCAGCTCTAGTAGCTTACGCTATCTTGCAAAACAGAGCGAATCGCTTGGCTGAAGATTTGAATCAGGGTGGTTTGAAAGTTTACAACTGGTTGAGCTACTCTTACGATCCAATCACATCTTACCAAATAAAAACGAACAAATCTGAGCGCCACACTGAAGTGAATGCGTAA
- a CDS encoding ExbD/TolR family protein, with protein MKHSKKHLDFEVNLIPFIDLLSVSICFLLITAVWLNVGSMDVKQAVGGQAQEDTKKSPLVWIRMTPAGDLDLEVQQSSLVPAGLRKFRVSQVDKKVNYEGLEKALTNLKAVEPSLNTGLIQPTAATSYEEIIDVMDKLKKSGMNDLGVSPL; from the coding sequence ATGAAACACTCTAAAAAGCATTTGGATTTTGAAGTTAACCTTATTCCGTTCATTGACTTGTTGTCAGTGTCGATCTGCTTTCTTTTGATCACAGCAGTGTGGTTGAACGTGGGATCGATGGACGTGAAGCAAGCCGTTGGCGGTCAAGCACAAGAGGATACTAAGAAAAGTCCTCTTGTGTGGATCCGTATGACTCCGGCAGGGGACTTGGACCTTGAAGTGCAGCAAAGCTCTTTGGTTCCAGCAGGTCTTCGTAAGTTTCGCGTTTCTCAGGTCGATAAAAAGGTGAATTACGAAGGTTTGGAAAAAGCTCTGACGAACTTAAAAGCAGTCGAGCCTTCTTTGAACACAGGTCTAATTCAACCGACAGCGGCAACATCCTACGAAGAGATCATCGACGTGATGGATAAGTTGAAGAAAAGCGGAATGAACGATTTGGGCGTTTCTCCTTTATAA
- a CDS encoding ExbD/TolR family protein translates to MISDGILKTSVLTGTLEGHSIISPRGAKGKRNIAADLLLTALIDAFSILVIFLLMNFSSTGEILMIGKNQELPKAHLAAVLERNPVIKIDDNKIYVEDKLVTADTITAELLELRKKHQELHPNVEFQGVATIQADRRVKYEFLNQIILGMNQAGYSDIKFAVVLK, encoded by the coding sequence GTGATTTCTGATGGCATTTTAAAGACATCAGTTTTAACGGGGACTTTAGAGGGTCACTCTATTATCAGTCCTCGTGGAGCTAAAGGAAAACGCAACATCGCGGCCGATCTTCTTTTGACGGCTCTGATTGATGCGTTCTCTATTCTTGTGATCTTCCTTCTTATGAATTTTTCCAGCACGGGTGAAATCCTGATGATTGGTAAAAACCAGGAACTTCCTAAAGCCCACCTTGCGGCGGTTTTAGAAAGAAATCCGGTGATCAAAATCGATGATAACAAGATTTACGTTGAAGATAAGTTAGTCACTGCAGACACCATCACTGCGGAACTTTTGGAGCTTCGTAAAAAGCACCAAGAGCTTCACCCGAACGTCGAATTCCAAGGAGTGGCGACGATTCAGGCGGACCGCCGAGTGAAGTATGAGTTCTTAAACCAGATCATACTCGGAATGAATCAAGCAGGATACAGCGACATTAAATTTGCAGTAGTACTGAAGTAG
- a CDS encoding tetratricopeptide repeat protein — MMKKGLLIFSLSVGVAASAQASATQTGSTQDLLIQKLTQVQLGLAPADPARAGVLLRLADLHAERARQLSMKELNDGCVVCKAGEKDREKALSYYTEALTKVPANSVAKVHLQMGHLYELQGRNELAEKSYQAMLSSSSSPIEMAEANLSLAEMAFRKSDFKKAQELYGKVLATEGASSQGLAAYRNAWCSFRMGDLEGSIVKLQDILKNPKLQSRMAASRGVADVQFLEEVSRDLATFMAARGIKDGDAETLFALSPEQFKLQQVTMLAREGLRLGQKEPSLKVWDFVYQKQADPKMRLEAQVRMAQLNFDLKNVPAAFKAYQMGLNLWGATDCTATTCEESAKGLRQFVVGWNRIENSKPSAELLGAYDEYFKVFPEDEDMYVWGSQAAATAGQYAQAAQWTASANKMILAKYSVEKDSAQQKVQAEKLEKNLLLGIENAEKSKDEKLLVAAQDDYLTKSVLKQKSFDVQYQKAYAIYQKGDYAAAAGQLNDLAINGKGSSQIKVQAAELSLDALALLKDDARIQQWSALYASKFADKKGEFQQIHEKSVLTQSAKLAEAQPDQALTVLASFNMAAATPEDRKIYLKNKILLNEKLNKITEARVATEDLLREKTLTTEEREFALGRKVWFAELELDFATALAAAEQMQFSSLSQEEKVLKLALYSELADKSPATYYSQYLKQSKDDEKKALIATQLIRLSKAPAKDFDAYKPYFKNNAGLYARAALEVYGMTKDRKVLEKALKEKGSSKQDAFVMIEKILVLADLKDLGKQTAAHNIDTKNQNTIAMGLKARVKLLEKIDSLANRAIATGDWSSQLLALDLVAKENSRFYNEALALPMPAGLTPEQENEYLTILSQQVAPNQNTAMMAETKVKEFWSQKTALDSYKTFAHQNYNWANYIVEEVEAVAAIAPEDQKIAWTGAVSEIKASVTAQQKPSLAEMEKARTNLKQNPFTVSAIEEAIAVEKKAQRKSMVEYLQGRLATLAKKDGEVKGDKQ, encoded by the coding sequence ATGATGAAAAAAGGACTTTTAATATTCTCTTTGTCAGTGGGTGTGGCAGCGTCAGCTCAAGCATCTGCGACTCAAACAGGGTCAACTCAAGACCTCCTAATTCAAAAACTCACACAAGTGCAATTGGGCTTGGCTCCGGCAGATCCTGCCAGAGCCGGAGTTCTTTTGCGTTTGGCGGATCTACATGCAGAACGTGCCCGTCAACTTTCAATGAAAGAGTTGAATGACGGTTGCGTGGTTTGTAAAGCGGGTGAAAAAGACCGTGAAAAAGCGCTTTCATACTATACAGAGGCTTTGACGAAAGTTCCGGCGAACTCTGTGGCGAAAGTGCATTTGCAAATGGGTCATCTTTATGAACTACAAGGTCGCAATGAATTGGCTGAAAAAAGCTATCAAGCGATGTTGAGTTCTTCTTCATCTCCGATTGAGATGGCCGAAGCCAATCTGTCACTGGCAGAAATGGCCTTTAGAAAATCTGATTTCAAAAAAGCCCAAGAACTTTATGGAAAAGTTTTGGCAACAGAAGGAGCGAGCTCTCAAGGTCTTGCGGCTTACCGCAATGCTTGGTGTTCGTTCCGTATGGGTGATCTTGAAGGTTCTATCGTGAAACTTCAGGACATTCTTAAAAATCCAAAATTGCAGTCTCGCATGGCGGCTTCCCGCGGTGTTGCGGACGTGCAATTCTTGGAAGAGGTTTCTCGTGATTTAGCGACCTTCATGGCCGCACGTGGAATCAAAGACGGTGATGCGGAAACTTTATTCGCGCTATCTCCTGAACAATTCAAACTTCAACAAGTGACGATGCTGGCTCGCGAAGGTCTTCGCTTGGGTCAAAAAGAACCGTCATTGAAAGTTTGGGATTTCGTTTACCAAAAACAAGCAGATCCAAAAATGCGTCTTGAAGCTCAAGTGCGCATGGCTCAATTAAACTTCGATCTTAAAAACGTTCCTGCCGCTTTCAAAGCTTACCAAATGGGTTTGAACCTTTGGGGAGCGACTGACTGCACAGCGACGACTTGCGAAGAATCTGCAAAAGGTCTTCGTCAATTTGTTGTAGGCTGGAATCGTATTGAAAACAGCAAGCCAAGTGCCGAGCTTTTGGGTGCTTACGACGAATACTTCAAAGTCTTCCCTGAAGATGAAGATATGTACGTATGGGGTTCTCAAGCGGCAGCAACAGCAGGCCAGTATGCGCAAGCGGCTCAATGGACAGCGTCTGCGAATAAAATGATTCTTGCGAAGTACTCTGTAGAAAAAGATTCGGCTCAACAAAAAGTTCAAGCTGAAAAGCTAGAGAAGAATTTGCTTTTGGGTATCGAGAACGCAGAAAAATCAAAAGACGAAAAGCTTTTGGTCGCGGCTCAAGACGACTACCTAACGAAATCTGTATTGAAACAAAAATCTTTCGATGTTCAGTACCAAAAAGCTTATGCGATTTACCAAAAGGGTGATTACGCAGCGGCGGCGGGACAGTTGAATGATCTAGCAATCAACGGCAAAGGTTCAAGCCAGATTAAAGTTCAAGCGGCAGAATTGTCTTTGGATGCTTTAGCGCTTCTTAAAGACGACGCTCGCATTCAACAATGGTCGGCGCTTTACGCTTCTAAATTCGCGGATAAAAAAGGCGAGTTCCAACAGATTCACGAAAAGTCCGTGTTGACTCAATCTGCGAAACTCGCAGAAGCGCAACCAGATCAAGCTTTGACTGTATTGGCGAGCTTCAATATGGCGGCGGCGACTCCTGAAGACAGAAAGATCTATCTTAAAAATAAAATCTTATTGAACGAGAAACTGAATAAGATCACGGAAGCTCGTGTGGCGACCGAAGACCTTCTTCGCGAAAAAACTTTGACGACAGAAGAACGTGAGTTCGCTTTGGGTCGTAAGGTTTGGTTCGCAGAATTGGAATTGGACTTCGCGACGGCTTTGGCGGCCGCAGAACAAATGCAATTCAGCTCTTTGTCTCAAGAAGAAAAGGTTCTTAAGCTCGCTCTTTACTCAGAGCTCGCAGACAAGAGCCCGGCAACTTATTACTCTCAATACTTGAAACAATCTAAAGACGACGAAAAGAAAGCTTTGATTGCGACTCAATTGATCCGTTTGTCGAAAGCTCCGGCGAAAGACTTCGATGCCTATAAACCTTACTTCAAAAACAACGCGGGTCTTTATGCTCGGGCGGCTCTTGAAGTTTACGGCATGACAAAAGACCGCAAGGTTCTTGAGAAAGCGTTGAAGGAAAAAGGCAGCTCAAAACAAGATGCTTTCGTGATGATCGAAAAAATTCTGGTTTTGGCTGATCTTAAAGATCTAGGCAAACAGACTGCGGCTCACAACATCGATACTAAAAACCAGAATACAATCGCGATGGGTCTTAAAGCTCGCGTGAAACTTTTGGAAAAAATCGATTCCCTTGCAAATCGTGCTATTGCGACGGGCGACTGGTCGTCTCAATTGTTGGCTTTGGATCTTGTGGCGAAGGAAAACTCTCGCTTCTACAACGAAGCTTTGGCTTTGCCGATGCCTGCGGGTTTAACTCCTGAACAAGAGAACGAGTACCTAACTATTCTTTCTCAGCAAGTGGCGCCAAATCAAAACACCGCGATGATGGCAGAAACGAAAGTGAAAGAGTTCTGGAGCCAAAAAACTGCTTTGGATTCTTACAAAACTTTCGCACACCAAAACTACAACTGGGCGAATTACATCGTCGAAGAAGTTGAAGCTGTAGCGGCGATTGCTCCCGAAGATCAAAAGATCGCTTGGACGGGAGCAGTTTCTGAAATCAAAGCTTCGGTGACGGCTCAGCAAAAACCTTCTTTGGCTGAAATGGAAAAAGCGCGCACTAACTTGAAACAGAATCCATTTACGGTGAGCGCGATCGAAGAAGCGATTGCCGTAGAAAAGAAAGCTCAACGTAAGAGCATGGTCGAGTACCTACAGGGACGTTTAGCAACACTGGCTAAAAAAGACGGTGAAGTGAAAGGGGACAAACAATGA
- a CDS encoding AgmX/PglI C-terminal domain-containing protein — protein sequence MNLRLILEDNAGNVTRQIPVTEKKAQLIQRSDTKRLEVVTDTAALTKEKIKFSKLADLDFDEMKNKKFPLGNFGSLRLVEAIETVPVDGSVRADEKKDLKASMLLAFAVLLLLISIIKFAPKENAKVTEELKQQVVKIVQTKEMKRKTVAPTNNMAADPTATKMPTKRAELVKRSGALSALGSLRSGKQRGGLNLGAVNTTAGIGLGGTGGSGGVQTSLYGKGITSAPLGTGGNIQGGGGYGTKGKGGGQAGYGSLSLVGSAGGAPVPLGAEAEVAQGLDRSAIDEVIRRNLGQVRFCYEQALQGTPNLSGRVAMGFTIGGNGLVKSASVENSSMANKGVEDCITMRLKTWKFPVPQGGVDVKVTYPFVLRRQGQG from the coding sequence ATGAATCTTAGACTCATTTTAGAAGACAATGCAGGTAATGTGACTCGTCAGATTCCGGTAACGGAAAAAAAGGCGCAGTTGATTCAACGTTCTGATACGAAACGTTTGGAAGTTGTGACTGACACTGCGGCTTTGACGAAAGAAAAAATCAAATTCTCAAAACTAGCGGATCTAGATTTTGACGAAATGAAGAACAAGAAATTCCCATTGGGTAATTTCGGATCTCTTCGTCTGGTTGAAGCGATCGAAACTGTTCCTGTGGATGGTTCTGTTCGTGCGGATGAAAAGAAAGACCTTAAGGCTTCTATGCTTTTGGCTTTCGCGGTCCTTCTTCTTTTGATTTCGATCATTAAGTTCGCGCCAAAAGAAAACGCGAAAGTGACTGAAGAATTGAAACAACAAGTTGTTAAAATTGTTCAGACAAAAGAAATGAAGCGTAAGACGGTGGCTCCGACAAACAATATGGCCGCAGATCCTACCGCGACAAAAATGCCAACGAAACGTGCGGAACTTGTAAAGCGTTCGGGAGCTCTTTCCGCTCTAGGAAGCCTTCGTTCTGGTAAACAACGTGGTGGCTTGAACTTGGGTGCCGTGAATACAACAGCGGGCATCGGTTTGGGTGGCACAGGTGGCAGCGGTGGTGTGCAAACATCACTTTACGGTAAAGGTATCACTTCCGCACCTCTAGGTACGGGTGGAAACATTCAAGGTGGCGGCGGCTACGGAACTAAAGGGAAGGGTGGCGGCCAAGCTGGTTACGGCAGTCTTTCTTTGGTGGGTTCTGCGGGTGGCGCGCCAGTTCCATTGGGTGCAGAAGCTGAAGTTGCACAAGGTTTGGACCGTTCAGCGATCGACGAAGTCATTCGTCGCAACTTAGGTCAAGTGCGCTTCTGTTACGAGCAAGCGTTGCAAGGCACACCGAATTTGAGCGGTCGTGTGGCGATGGGTTTCACCATCGGTGGCAACGGTCTTGTAAAATCAGCATCAGTTGAAAACTCTTCGATGGCGAATAAAGGTGTCGAGGATTGTATTACAATGCGTTTGAAAACGTGGAAGTTCCCAGTGCCTCAAGGAGGCGTGGACGTAAAAGTAACTTATCCGTTCGTATTACGCAGACAAGGGCAGGGGTAG
- a CDS encoding outer membrane beta-barrel domain-containing protein translates to MKSLSFICALFISSMAFAQSVEHEVDSFGGNEALYLKAKALNPEVENEVVQNRFMERSNRFEVAPEFSGVFNGDSYNRTTNAGLNVHYHINPSWSVGVKYNYSFNTLTPEGKSAVDKASQNAAQNPKEPSYLFPQVIYPKSETLGLVNWYPIVGKLSFGKYGVAHFDTYLTAGYGQMELSNGTSPAATLGVGFGFWVNSNLTTRLEYRAQQYKAEYYNKTENMLTNVASVQMGWML, encoded by the coding sequence ATGAAATCTTTAAGCTTTATTTGTGCTCTTTTCATTTCTTCTATGGCTTTTGCTCAATCTGTTGAGCATGAAGTGGATTCTTTCGGTGGTAACGAGGCGCTTTACCTTAAAGCGAAAGCTTTGAACCCTGAAGTGGAAAACGAAGTGGTTCAAAACCGTTTCATGGAAAGATCCAATCGTTTTGAAGTGGCTCCTGAGTTTTCAGGTGTTTTCAATGGCGATTCTTACAACCGCACGACGAATGCGGGTTTGAACGTTCACTACCACATCAATCCAAGCTGGAGTGTGGGTGTGAAGTACAACTACTCTTTCAACACTTTGACTCCAGAAGGAAAATCTGCGGTTGATAAGGCGAGCCAAAACGCGGCTCAAAATCCAAAAGAGCCTAGCTATCTTTTCCCGCAAGTGATTTATCCTAAATCAGAAACTTTGGGACTCGTGAACTGGTATCCAATCGTAGGTAAATTGAGCTTCGGTAAATATGGCGTAGCACACTTCGACACTTACCTGACAGCGGGTTACGGCCAAATGGAACTATCTAATGGCACAAGTCCTGCGGCGACATTGGGTGTGGGTTTTGGTTTCTGGGTGAATTCAAATCTAACAACGCGTTTGGAATACCGCGCTCAACAATACAAAGCGGAATACTACAACAAAACTGAGAACATGTTAACAAACGTGGCCTCTGTACAAATGGGTTGGATGCTATGA
- a CDS encoding tetratricopeptide repeat protein — protein MMLVKSLTVASLVLGAHTVAFAEDDLMSILEGKTSQAAAQFVESEEVAKLKKAVNPSTAEQNIFFQFLVEKNYEKALFQWATAFNGSSFQQTETGKALEAFLNYKNGLKLTGVEALLNISAPEKIDSTVISLWKENLNDKDPVWGMAQVTWKPYWTQVFGVGAEMAVLLQKNYVNEDIAALTELIKKTPVDSVERNLLQWQLVLNLGIRGEAGKAAQVLAHLMKAKNNPIDKDLMTITAGRLLYQNGFLDASIQYYKKIGKKSDYWFQAQEEMAWAFMRKGEPQNAIAITKTLTYPHFKGWVGIESYLLSSFSSLKVCDYPHVLQTMKAIKPQFGEHLVALEKLTVDPNQPAVTNLMKALSVGPVSPEKLGKDAHLIPAHASRDEVLTLLVKRHAYLTKESELAEQLYARSLTFGNLQGQFETLKNQVQTRAQMTQGAGLQRVQELAKSELEDSKQVMQRLRIVEVEMIQQVDSASKFIKNVGTTESKMGSTGSTNKYAMSFANDKEIWFDELSNFKVDVKKGCAKASVKE, from the coding sequence ATGATGTTAGTTAAATCTTTAACTGTTGCTTCTTTAGTTCTTGGAGCTCACACAGTCGCTTTCGCAGAAGACGACTTGATGAGCATCCTTGAAGGAAAGACCAGCCAAGCGGCGGCTCAGTTCGTAGAAAGCGAAGAAGTAGCCAAGCTAAAAAAAGCGGTGAATCCTTCAACGGCGGAACAAAATATCTTCTTCCAATTCTTGGTTGAAAAGAATTATGAAAAAGCTTTGTTCCAATGGGCAACAGCTTTCAATGGTTCATCATTTCAACAAACTGAAACGGGCAAGGCTCTTGAAGCTTTCTTGAACTATAAAAACGGTTTGAAGCTGACGGGTGTTGAAGCGCTTTTGAACATTTCGGCTCCAGAGAAAATCGACAGCACAGTGATCAGTCTTTGGAAAGAAAACTTGAATGACAAAGACCCTGTGTGGGGAATGGCGCAAGTCACTTGGAAACCTTATTGGACTCAAGTGTTCGGCGTGGGTGCTGAGATGGCGGTTCTTCTTCAGAAGAACTACGTCAACGAAGATATCGCCGCTTTGACTGAGCTTATTAAAAAGACACCGGTAGATTCAGTTGAAAGAAACCTTTTGCAATGGCAATTGGTTTTGAATCTAGGAATCCGTGGTGAAGCGGGTAAAGCAGCGCAAGTTCTAGCCCACTTGATGAAAGCTAAGAACAATCCGATTGATAAAGATCTTATGACGATCACTGCGGGTCGTTTGCTTTACCAAAACGGTTTCTTGGATGCTTCTATCCAGTACTATAAAAAGATCGGTAAAAAATCAGACTACTGGTTCCAAGCGCAAGAAGAGATGGCTTGGGCTTTCATGAGAAAAGGTGAGCCGCAAAATGCGATCGCGATCACGAAAACTCTGACTTACCCGCACTTTAAAGGTTGGGTGGGTATTGAGTCTTATCTTTTAAGCTCGTTCAGCAGCTTGAAAGTGTGTGATTACCCTCACGTTCTTCAGACAATGAAAGCGATCAAGCCACAATTCGGCGAGCACTTGGTGGCTCTAGAAAAATTGACGGTAGATCCAAATCAGCCTGCAGTGACAAACTTGATGAAAGCTTTGTCTGTAGGACCTGTGAGCCCTGAAAAATTGGGTAAAGATGCTCACCTGATCCCAGCGCACGCATCTCGTGACGAAGTTTTGACGTTGCTCGTGAAAAGACATGCTTACCTGACGAAAGAATCTGAATTGGCTGAACAGCTTTACGCTCGTTCTTTGACATTCGGGAACTTGCAAGGTCAGTTTGAAACTTTGAAGAACCAAGTTCAAACGCGCGCGCAAATGACTCAAGGTGCGGGTCTGCAACGTGTTCAAGAGTTGGCGAAGTCTGAACTGGAAGATTCAAAACAAGTCATGCAACGTCTTCGTATCGTGGAAGTAGAAATGATCCAACAAGTGGACTCTGCTTCGAAGTTCATCAAGAACGTAGGAACGACGGAATCCAAAATGGGTTCGACGGGTTCAACGAACAAATATGCGATGAGCTTTGCAAATGACAAAGAAATCTGGTTCGACGAACTTTCTAACTTCAAAGTAGACGTTAAAAAGGGCTGCGCGAAAGCCAGCGTGAAGGAGTAA
- a CDS encoding VWA domain-containing protein, which yields MKFVSKALCFVVAFGALSGCGSDSPDLIGKAILKNEEFQEKPKDFTVFNPKVDILFVIDSSGSMADAQANLSRNAYAFADAISKVSILDYHIGVITTDMDDCRNHCGKLVGLPTFVEKTTPNLVTSLARRMEVGTNGSASEEMFGPVVEALSPSLEVGANMGFYRQDAFLAVIFITDAKDQSRFAPQDFLQILTTKKGDASRVLGYGVIRTLAQEKVCVASEDLDEKLEVFLESVVNGDKAQKNILSLCSPDYGVKLAEFAKDIVKRTAGTVKLSRTPDVKTIKVSYGTQVIPNSLTEGWVYEPSTNSILLSEGIVWNVQGPGVGLTIDFEAIDME from the coding sequence ATGAAGTTCGTATCTAAAGCTCTTTGCTTCGTCGTTGCTTTTGGTGCTTTGTCGGGATGTGGAAGTGATTCTCCAGATCTTATCGGTAAAGCCATCCTTAAAAACGAAGAGTTCCAAGAAAAACCAAAAGACTTTACGGTGTTCAATCCGAAGGTCGACATCCTTTTCGTGATCGATAGCTCAGGAAGTATGGCCGATGCGCAAGCGAACTTAAGCCGCAATGCTTATGCTTTTGCTGATGCGATCTCGAAAGTATCTATCTTGGATTATCACATTGGTGTGATCACAACTGACATGGACGACTGCCGCAACCATTGCGGTAAGTTGGTAGGCCTTCCGACCTTCGTTGAAAAAACAACGCCGAATCTAGTGACATCTTTGGCTCGTCGTATGGAAGTAGGTACAAACGGAAGTGCGTCTGAAGAGATGTTCGGCCCGGTTGTTGAAGCGCTTTCTCCTTCTTTGGAAGTGGGCGCGAATATGGGCTTCTATCGTCAAGATGCGTTCTTGGCGGTGATCTTCATCACAGATGCGAAAGACCAATCTCGTTTTGCTCCTCAGGATTTCTTGCAAATTTTGACGACGAAAAAAGGGGATGCATCTCGTGTCTTGGGTTACGGAGTTATCCGTACGTTGGCGCAAGAAAAAGTCTGCGTAGCCTCCGAAGACCTGGATGAAAAATTGGAAGTTTTCCTAGAGTCCGTGGTGAATGGTGATAAAGCTCAGAAAAACATCTTGAGCCTTTGTTCTCCAGACTACGGTGTGAAACTTGCGGAGTTCGCGAAAGACATCGTAAAAAGAACGGCGGGGACAGTAAAACTAAGCCGTACCCCTGATGTGAAAACGATCAAGGTTTCTTACGGTACCCAAGTGATCCCGAACAGTTTGACTGAAGGTTGGGTTTACGAGCCTTCGACAAATTCTATTCTGTTGTCAGAAGGAATTGTGTGGAATGTGCAAGGCCCTGGCGTAGGTCTGACGATCGACTTTGAAGCCATTGATATGGAATAG